CCGGATGAAGCCCACCGCAAGCTCCGCTATGCGGGGTGCGTCGTTGTCCAGGGTGGCGACGTGGTAGGAGTCCTCGAGCCGGACCAGCTCCTTGTGCTCGCTGCCGACCTTCTCCAGGAAGTAGGGGCCGTTGTCGGGTGGGACGACGTGGTCCTCGGTCGACTGCAGGATGAGCGCCGGGCAGCGCACCTCCGGCAGCAGGTCGTCGGTTGCGCGCATGAGCGCCATGAGCTCCTTCATCGCCGGGACGGGCATCTCGTCGTAGACGAGCTCCTCCACCCCCGCCTTCTTTATGTCCGAGCCCACGCCCGGTAGCGTCGGCGGGGCGTCGGGGGAGAGGACGATCCTGGCGAGCTCGGGGTTTCCGAGGAAGACGCAGCCGTTTATCGGGATCACGCCGCGCACCACCTCGGGGTGCGTCGCGCCGAGGTAGAGCGAGAGCGTCCCGCCCATCGAGAGCCCGCAGACGAAGACGGTGCGGGTGCGCTCCTCCAGCCAGGCGAGGCCTTCCTCGAGAGAAGAGATCCAATCCTGCGCCGTGCTCCTCGCCATCTCCGAGACGCTCGTCCCGTGACCGGCGAGCCGCGGGCCCTCGACCGTGAACCCCTCGCGGGCGAGGGCCTCCCCGAGCGGGCGGACGCTCTGGGTCGTTCCGGTGAACCCGTGCGAGACGAGGACGCCGACATCGCCACCCTCGAAGCGGAAGGGCTCCGCTCCTTCCATGACCCGTTCGGACATTTGTTTCCTCCTCAGGAGCCGTTTATCGCGCGCTCGGCGAGCCGGGTGCCTTCGACCATGTTGGAGAGCTTCTCGTAGGCCACCTCCCAGGTGCGGGTCCTGAGGCCGCAGTCGGGGTTGACCTCGATGCGCTCCGGGCCGAGGACGTCGGCGGCGTGGAGGATGCGGTCGCGCACGAGCTCCGCAGGCTCTATGAAGTTCGTGTGGATGTCCAGGACCCCTAGCCCGATCTTGCCATCCCAGGCACTCTCGGCGAACTTCTCCAGGATGGCGTAGCCGGGCCTGTCTTCGGGTTTCCTGCCGGGTTCGCGCGAGTCGCGGTTTGCGAACTCGAGCTGCAGCTCGTAGCAGTCCACGAGGTCCTCGATATGCGGGAAGAGACATGCGTAGTCCGAGAAGCAGATGTGCATGCTCGTCCGGGCGTCTATCCCTTCGCGGGTCGCGTTGAAGGTCTCTACGACGAGCGGGACCTCCTCCGGGCGGGTGGTGGCGGCGGGCTCGTCTATCTGCACCCACTCCGCTCCGGCCTCGACGAGCCCCTCCACGTTGGGCCGTATCACCTCGCGCGCGACGTCGAGCCCGAACGCCCGGCGCGCCTCGGCCCGCCGGCTGGCGGAGGCCCCGAGCATGCTGCCCGCGGCGTAGTACTCGTCGTAGGACCAGTCCAGGATGGTGTAAGCCCCGGTGAAGGGCACCTTGACCACCCTGTCGGTGTGCTCGCGCACGAAGAGGAACTCCTCCAGGTCGTAAGGGGATTCCACCCTCGGGCGCTCGACGACGGCGGCCTTCGTGTAGTACTTGTTGTCGAAGGAGCGGACCGTGCCCCGGCTCTCGAAGCCGCGGGCGTGGCGCGCGACGTGGTCGTACATCTCGCTGCGGCGCTGCTCGCCGTCGTAGACGACGTCGAGCCCCGCGCTCTCGAGCAGCCGTATCGCGTACAACGCGGCGAAGTCCTGTATCTCGGCCCTCTCCTCTTCGGTGAAGCCCTCACCCTTCGCTAGGAGTTCGAACAGGCGCTCCCGCCCCTCGACCCCGAGGCGTTCCCCCCACCGGCGGGCCTCCTCGACGTCCTCACTCCCGACCGGACGGCCGGAGACGGACTTCACCCGCCAGCCCGGCTTGGCGAGGCTCCCTATCTCGCGGGTGGTGAAGCGGATCTCGCTCATCTTCCTAACGTTCCTCCTTCGTGATCCTTGCGGCCTCTCCGAGGAGGGCCAGCTTCTGGCGGGCGATCTTCTCCGGCACGAACTGCAGGTCCCCGTTCGGGACCAGGTGCAGCTCCGCCCCTTCCTCCAGCTCTCCGAGCAGCTCCGCGGCGAACCGGGCGATCTCCTGCGGCTTCTCCAGGAGCGAGTTGCGGGAGTCTATGACCCCGGCCAAGAGCGTCTTCGGGAACGGGCGCGGCAGCGCCTCGACGTCGGTCGCGTAGAAATCCACCCCGATCGCGGCGACGTCGAGCTCCACCAGCTCACCGAGAACCTCCCCCGCGTCCCCGAACGGGAGCTGCAGCGCGAGCGGCAGGGGGCTCTCGAGGGCGTCCAGCGCCCGGCTCAGGGGGGAGACGTCGACGTTCCCGCCGAAGAGCGCGGCCTCCTGCAGCACGACGAGCGCGCATCCCCTCTGCGCGAGGTGCCTGATCTGGGGCCCTATGACGTTCGCCGCGATCTCCTCGGCCTCGATCCCCCCCGTGGAGAGAGCGGCGAAGGAGTGGGGGGAGGGGAGCGTCGCCACCCATCCCCCGGCGGGGAGCTCGGAGAACGCGAAGTAGGGCTCGCCGAGCGGCTCGGCGAGGCTCACCCTGCCGCCGGCGGGAGAGGGTGCCCGGAAGAACGTGTTGGTGTTCAGGAAACGGGTGAGGGGGCCCGGCTCGATACCCTCCGAGGCCTCGGCGAACGGGCGAAAGATGTCCTGCCAGACGAGGAGCCCGTCCGAGACGTAGTCCAGCCCGGCCTCCCGCTGCGCCTCGAGGAGGCGCCCGAGGTCTTCTTCCCTCCTTCTCTCTACCTCTTTCTCCGTCGTCCGCTTCCTCTCCAGATCCCGGGTGGCCTGCACCAGCTCCTCGGAGCGGGCGTAGATCCCGGGCGCGTAGGCTTTAATCTGCGGCATCTCCTCTCCTTCCCTTTTCTAACTGCGCGAGTGGGGCCTCTCTGCGGCCTCCATGACCGCCGCGGCGAGCTCCGGCGCGCCCGCCGGGGGCATTATGTACGCTCCGGAGACGAGATGCTGCGTCCGGGCGAGGATCTCCTGCGCGACCTCGACCCCGTAGAGCGGGGCATCCTCGGGGGAGAGGTCCGCCAGGCGGCGGCGGATGCGCTCGGGGATGCTGATGCCCGGCACCTCGTGGTGCAAGAACTCCGCCTGCCGGGCGCTCCTCAGCGGCAGGAGCCCGAGGAGGAGCCTCACCCTCTCGTCCCCTATCTCCTCCAGCGCCCGCTCGAGCGCCCCGACCTCGAAGACCGGCTGGGTCCAGAAGGCGTGTGCCCCCGCCTCGAGCTTGCGCCGAAGCCGCTCGACCTCCGAGCGCAGATCCTCCGCCGTCGGGTTGAAGGCCGCTCCGATGAGGAAACCCGGCGCCCGTCCGACCGAGTTGCCCGCGAGATCCTCCCCCGCGTTCATCCTGGAGAGGATGTGGATCAGGCCGATCGAATCCGTGTCGAAGACGCTCGTGGCCTCGGGGTAGTCCCCGATCTGGGCCGGGTCCCCCGTGACGGCGAGGATGTTCTTCACCCCGAGGGCGGCGGCCCCGAGCAGGTCGGCCTGCAGCCCGAGGATGTTGCGGTCGCGGCAGGAGATGTGCGCGACGACCTCTATGCCGGCCTCCTCCTGCACCACCTTCGCCGCCGCCACCGGGTGCATCCTCAGGCGCGCCCGGGCCCCGTCGGAGATGTCTATCGCGTCCGCCCCCCTCTCCTTCAGGAGGCGGGCGGCCTCGACGACGCCGGAGATGTCGTTCCCGCGCGGGAGGTCGACCTCGACGGCGATCGCGAAGCCTTCTTCCAGCCTCTCGGCGAGCCGGGTGGCTGGCCCCGATCTCACCGTCCCGTCGTCGGACCTCTTCGCCGCGGCCTGCGGGCGGGTCGTCCTACGCTCCGGTACGAAGTCTTCGAGCGCCCGGGCTAGGGCGGCTATGTGCTTCGGGGTGGTGCCGCAGCAGCCACCGATGAGGCGGGCCCCGGCGGCGGCGAGGGTCAGCCCGCGGGCGGCGAAGTGCTCGACGTCTTGGGTGTAGCGCACCCGGCCGTCGACGAGCTGCGGCAGTCCGGGGGTGGGGTAGGCGGCGATCGGGCCGGCGACGGCGGACATCTGCTCGACGATCCCGGCCATCCGCTGCGGGCCGACGGTGCAGTTGGCCCCGACGAGGTCCACCCCCCACGAAGAGAGCTCGCGCGCGACCCGCTCGGGGAGTCCTTCGGCGAGCGTCTCACCGTCCTCGACGAAGGTCTTGGAGGCGATGACGGGAACGCCGAAGGCGCGGATCGCCTCGTAGGCCAGGCGCAGCTCCCGCAGGTCGGTGAAGGTCTCCAGGATCAGGGCGTCCGCCCCTCCTTCGAGGAGCGCCTCGGCCTGCTCGGCGAACGCCTCCCTGGCCTCCTCCGGAGTCAGGCTCCCCACCGGGGAGAGCGGCATACCGAGCGGGCCTATCGCGCCGAGCACCAGCACCTCCGTGGAGGCTCTTTCGGCGGCCTCTTTCGCGAGAGCGGCCCCGGAGAGGTTTATCTCGCGCACCCTGTCCTCCAGGGCGTGCTCGGCGAGCTTGATGCGGCTCGCGGCGAACGTGTTCGTCTCTATCGCCCGGGCCCCGGCGCGCACGTACTCCTCGTGCGCCCCTCGGACGAGATCCGGATGTGTGAGGTTCGCCCGGGCGTAGGGATGCCCGTAGCCCACGCCACGTTCCGCCAGCAGGGTCCCCATCGCGCCGTCGCCGACGAGGACCCTCCCGTCGAGGTATTCTCTCAGGTTCGTCTTCAAAACCACCAGCCTCTCTCCGCTTCGTCGATCTTCGCGCGGAGGAGAGGCCGCGGAAAGCTCTGCGGCCCATCTCTCGGAGTCTCCTCCGCGGGAATTGGCACCTGGCGCGGGACTTTCCGCCCGCCGGTTGCCGCGGCTTCGCAGGGCCCGTCCCTCCACCGCTCTTGATGAGCTCGCGGGAATTACACCACGATCGTGGTGGCGTTGCAATCGCCGCGTGGTCGACTGCGGCTCTGGACGTTTGCATCTCTCGTGCGAACCGCCACACCGCAGGTTGGGCTCGCGTCGTTCTTCGGGCCCAATCACGACGGGATGTGGGTCTCAGGAGGGTTCTTCGAGCAGGCCGGCTGTGGAGAGGATGGCCGGGAGTTGTTCGCGGATCTTCGGGTGGCTGAGGAGACCCTGGTGGCTTCCCTCGTACCAGACGATCCGTGGGCTTCCCCAGTGGCGCCACAGCCGCTCGGGCTGGGATGGAGGGACGACCCGGTCGGCGTTGCCGGCGAAGATGGCGAGCCTCTCCGGGGGGAGGAGGGGATCGAGGGCGAGAGGTGAGATGACGCGGCTCAGCAGCGCCAGTTTCCGCTCGTCGAGGCCGGAAGCCTCGAGGCTCTTCACCGCGGCGCTCGGGGCGGCGTTCCAGAACATGTCCGGGTAGTCGGAGGGGGGATTGCTGGCCACGACGCACTCGAGGTCGCGCTCGAGTCCGCACAGCAGCGCGGCGACGTAGCCTCCGAGGGAGTGTCCCAGGACGCCTATGGCCGGGGCTCCCTCCAGGCGCAGCCGGACGGTGATCCTGCGGATGTCCCAGAGTGCCTGGGACGCTGCGTGCAACGTGTCCATTATGTCCCCGGAGAGCACCCGGTCTCCGCTTATGAGCCCGATCTTTCGCGGGCCGTGGGTCGGGAGCACCGGGATCAAGACGTTGAGGCCCAGCTCGCGGTGCAGGTAGTCCGGCTCGAAGAGCGAGAGGTCCAGCCTGGGGGAACCCATGCGGATGCCGGGTATGCACACCAGCCACGGGCGCTGCTCCCCTTCGTGCCGCAGGACCCAGGCGCAGGCGGTGCGGTTGCTCTCGTAGGAGAGCCAGCGCTCGTATCCCGGCTCTGCGGGGTGCGGCTCGTAGCCGCTCTCGTAGGTTATCTGCTCGAAGGCGGTCCTGCGGACGTGACGCCTCCTTACGCGGACCTCGTTCACCGGGGGCGGGGTGCGGTGGTAGAGGGCCGGCCTCGCCAGCCACCCCTTCTCGTCGAAGAGCGCGAGCGCCGCTTCCGCCTCTTCCGAGACCCGTCGGGCCCGCTCCCCGGTCAGGAGCGGCCACGTCGTGAGAGCGAGGTAGCACATCGAGGCCTCGTCCTCGGCGGCGCGAGCGGCCAGCTTCACGCCGATCTTCGGCTGCGGGACCCCCTCGGGCAGCTTCTCCCGGACGAGCGAGGCGTAGCCGGTCAGGACGAAGCCCGTGGCGGAGAGCACGAGGAGGACGGCGGCGGCTGGTCCCGCGACCGCGAAGTAGGGGATGGCGAACACCGTCCCGAGCAGGGAGCCGAAGGCCATGAAGTGTCGGATGCGGGCGTTGCCGGCCCACAGGAGGTCCGAGAGCCCGGCCGCGAAGAGCAGCGCTCCCGGCGGCCATCCCAGGAGCACGCCCCACCCTCCATCCCGTGCCCCGCTCCAGAGCCAGGCTCCGCCGAGCACGATCGGCCAGAGGGTGGAGAGGAGCAGGATCAGGTGCCGCCTTCTGGGGTTCTCCCGAAGGTCCTCGTCGTGTTCCTTCTCCCTATCCTGCGGCATCAGGGTCGTCCCCGGTGTTTGACAGCAGGACGCAACGAGCTACTCGTACTGTACAGCCTCCACGATGTCCTTTCTCGCGGCCGTCCGGGCCGGAAGGAGCCCGGCGAGCACCCCGATCACGAGCCCCGCAAGGATCGCGTAGAGGGCCGGGAGCGTCGGGTAGTAGAAGGAGATGTCGAAGCCGTTCGCCCCGGTCCCGCGCACGAAGAGGTACCCCAGGAAAGAGCCCAGCGCCACCCCCAGCAGGCAGCCGATCACGCTTATCACGACCCCCTCGTCCACGATCAGCCGCCCCACCTGCAGCCTGGTGGAGCCGATGGCCCGGAGGATGCCTATCTCCCGCGTGCGCTCGAAGACGCTCATCGAGAGGGTGTTGACCACCCCGAACGCCGAGACCGCCACCGAGACGCCCATGATCGCGTAGAAGAACACGTACTGCTGCTCGAAACTGCGCTCTATCGAGGCCTTCCACTCGGCGTTCGAGTAGAGCGTGAGCTGTGGGTAGTCTTTGATGATCTCTTTTATCCTGTGCGCCACGGCCTTGCGATCGGCGCCGGGGGCGACCTTTATGGCGAGGAATCTGTCTCCGCCCACGTTGAAGTCCCGCGCGAGCGCTCTCTTGGAGATGTAGACGCCCGTGCCCCCGCCGAGGATGTCGTTGTCGACTATCCCAGCGACCCGGTAGTGACGGGTGCCTTTCGGGCTCGGCACGGATACCTCGGAGCCGACCCCGAGGTGCTGGGAGCGGGCGAGCTGCTTGCCGATGATCGCCTGACCGTGCTGGAGCTTAGAGAAAGCCCCCCTGCCCACGCCCTTGCCGGAGGCGTAGTTGATCCTGAAGATGTCCGTGTAGTTTCTGTCCAGCCCGAAGATGAAGAAGACCTGGCCTCCGCGGGCCTGTACGGTGGAGGAGATGCCGGTCGTCTCCTCCACGCCGGGGATCTTCCCTATCCTGTGGGCTATCCTGGAGGAGAAGACTATGTTCGAGTTCTGCGCCGTGGGCTCGACGACGTAGTCGCTGCCGAGAGAGTTGTCCAGGTAAGCCCGGATCGAACCGAGCAGGCTCCCTCCCAGGGTGGCGAAGGCTATGACGAGGGCGATGCCGATCATGAGCGCCGAGGCCGTGAGCGCCGTCCTGCCCGGGTTGCGGGTGGCGTTGGCCGACGCCATTCGCCCTTCGACCCCGAAGAGGAGCCTGAGCAGAGGGGAGAACCCCGCGGCCATCGGCCTGACGAGCGCAGGGACCAGGAGAGAGATGCCCAGGAAGATCGCGATGACCCCGGCTATGCCGGAGGCGTAGACGAGCCCCTGCAGCTGGGCCGAGAGGTGCTTCGCCAGGTAGTAGGTCCAGGGGATGCCCCCTCCGGCGAGGACCACACCGGCGATGGGCGAGAGCCTGGCGACGCGGCCGCGCCGCCTCCCCCCGCTGGAAGCGCTGCGGGAGCGCATCGCCTCCACCGGGCTCACCCGGCCCGCGCGCAGCGCCGGGTAGAGGGCGGCGAGCACCGTGATCAGCACGCCTATCACCACCGCCGAGACGAGCGCGAACGGTGAGACGTCCACCCGCTCTATCTGGAAGTGGAATGCCCGGCCGAAGAGGTAGGAGAGACCTCGGGCCATCAGGTAACCGAACGCGAGCCCCGCGATGGAACCCAGCACCCCCAGCGCGGCGGCCTCCGTGATGACCGAGCGGGCGATCATCGAACGCGTCGCCCCGAGCGCCCGGAGCATCCCGAGCTCCCGGGTCCGCTCCAGGACGGTCATCGAGAGCGCGTTGAAGACCAGGAACGCCCCGACGAAGAGCGAGGTCCCGGCGAAGAACAGGAGCGCGAGCTCGAAACCCTGGAACTGGCTGTTCGCCTCGCGGGTGCGGGTCGAGGAGAGCTGGGCCGTGAGCCCTCTGCCGAGCGAGGAGTCGAGCTCCTTCCTGAGCCGCTCGACCGGCACCCCCTTCGCCGCCTGCACGGCCACACCCGAGATCCTGTGCGGGTAGCCGAACTCCTTCTGGACGAAGCGCAGCGGGGCCATGCCGAAGGCGATCCCTCCGAAGGAGCCACCCGGCGTCCTGAGCGTACCCACCAGCTTCATCCGCACCACGCCGCCCGGCGTCCCCACGCGCACCTTCTGTCCCACCCTGAGCCCCGCGGCCTTCGCGGTGCCGGCGTCGAGCATCAGCTCGGCCCCGCTCCTCGGGTAACGCCCCTTCGCCAGGCTGAAGCCGGTGGCGAAGGCGGCGCTCTTCGGCTCCACCCCGAACAGACGCATGCTCTCCACCCGCGGGCTTCCTCCCTTGCCGCCGAGGATGAGCGAGGAGGGTACCGAGAGCCGGGGGGCCGCCGAGCCCACGTCGGGGTTCGAGCGGATCTCGCCGAGCCTGGATTCGTCGAAGGTGCCGTTGCCGCCCTGCGCGGTGACGGTTATCTCCGCCGCACCGTAGGCCTTCGAGTAGAGCTCGGTGAACGTCTTCGACATCGTGTTGGAGAGCGTGATCACGCCGAAGACTATCCCCACGCCGAGGACGATGCCTATCGCGGTGAGCGTGGTGCGCTGGGGTCTGGCGCCCAGGTTGCGCACGCTCAGCTGCGAGAAGCGCCTGAGCTTCACCCCTGACCCGCCGACTCCAGCGTCTTTATCCGCTCCAGGATCTCGTCCGGAGAGAGCCCTCTGGCCTCGCTCACTATGCGTCCGTCGGCCAGGAAGATCACGCGGTCCGCCGTACCCGCGGCGCGGGCGTCGTGGGTGACCATGATCGTGGTCTGCCGGTAGCGGCTCGCGGACTCCCGCAGGAGCGAGAGTATCTCGCCCCCGGTCCGGGAGTCGAGGTTGCCGGTCGGCTCGTCGGCGAGCACGATGTCCGGGTTGCGCAGCAGGGCCCGCGCTATCGCGACCCGCTGCTGCTCGCCGCCGGAGAGCTCGTCGGGGCGGTGCGTCCTGCGGCCCTCGAGCCCCACCAGATCCAGCAGCTCCGAGAGACGGCCCTCGTACTTGGAGGCCCTCTCGCCCGCGATGAGCGCGGGGAGAAGGATGTTCTCTTCTGCCGAGAGCGTCGGGATGAGGTTGAAGAACTGGAAAACGAAGCCCATCCGCTCCCGCCGCATCAGGGTGAGCTTCCTGTCGGAGAGGCCCGAGAGGTCCTGCCCGCCGACGATCACCCGCCCCGAGGTGGGTTTGTCCAGGCCCCCCAGGATGTGCAGCAGGGTGCTCTTCCCCGAGCCCGAGGCGCCCATGATCGCCGTGAACTCGCCGGTCGGGAAGCCCGTCGAGACGCCGTCGAGCGCCCGCACGGCGGTCGGGCCTTCGCCGTAGACCTTGACCAGGTCCAGAACCTCGACCGCGATGCCAGAGTCCAGCCGCACACGCCGAGTATACCCCGAGATGAGGAGGAGACGTTTCGTAACCTCGCTGCTACAATACCCTTCGACCGTGACCTTCTGCTTCCCGCCCGGCGCGGGAAGCCGCCATCGCGAGACCACAGGAGGTAGAGAATTTTGGAGAACGCCTACGAGGTCATGCTCATCGTGATCCCCGAGCTCGACGAGGAGCAGGTCGAGAGCACGGTCGGCCGCTTCCGCACGATCATCGAGCGCACCGGTGGGGAGATCCTGAACGTGGATCAGTGGGGCAAGAGACGGCTCGCCTACGAGATAGACCACCGCTCCGAGGCCTACTACGCGGTGATACACTTCACTGTCGGCGAGAGGACCCTCGTCGAACTCAAGCGCATCCTGCGCGTCTCCGACGACGTTCTGCGGCACATGATCGTGAAGCTCCCTCCCGGCTACGCGGAGTCGCTGCGCGAGGAGGAGAGCGTCGAGGCGGCAGGATAGAAGCGGATCGCGAGGAGGTAGCACGAGAACATGAGCACCAAGGGCAAGGGATCCGGCGGCGGGCGCTCCGGCAAGAACAAGCCGTGCGTCTTCTGCAAGGAGAACGTCACCTACGTCGACTACAAGGACTACAACACCCTCAGGCGCTTCATCTCCGACCGGGCCAAGATCCGGGCGCGCCGCGTCACGGGGCTGTGCCCCAAGCACCAGCGGGAGACCGCCCGGGCGATAAAGCGGGCCCGGGAGATGGCGCTGCTTCCCTACATCGCCGGACGCTAGAGGGGGCTTCTCTGAGATGCAGGTGATACTCACACAGGACGTCGAGAAGGTCGGGAACCGGGGCGAGATCGTCGACGTGAGCCGCGGCTACGTCCGCAACTTCCTGGTGCCGCGCGGGCTCGCGGAGGTGGCGACCCCCGCGAAGCTCGAGGAGGCTCGCAGGAGGATGCAGGAGGCCGCCGAACGCGAGCGGCGGCTCGCCGAGCGGGCCGTCGAGATCGCCGAGACGCTCAACAAGAGCGTCATCACGATCGAGGCCCGCACCGGCGAGGACGAGCGGCTCTTCGGTTCGATCACCGCGGCGAACATCGCCGAGGCCATAGAGCAGGCGCGCGGCATCCACCTCGACCGCCGCAAGATACGCCTCGAGGAGCCGATAAGGTCGCTCGGGACGCACCAGGTCCCCGTGCAGGTGCACGGGGACGTCGAGGCCAGCGTCAAGGTCATCGTCGTTCCGAAGCTCTAGGGCTTCAACCTCGATCTCAGGATGAGGCGGGCCGCTTGTAAGCGGCCCGTTTTTGATTCATCCTTGGGGCATGGAACGGCGGGGGAGGATAAGGAGCGTCGGTGCCGGGCCGGAGGCGGCCCGCGTACCGCCGCACGACCTGGAGGCCGAGCGGGCCGTGATCGGGGCGATGCTCGTCTCGGAGGCTGCGGTCTCCACCGTCGCCGAGAAGCTCGCCGCCGAGGACTTCTACTCGGAGACGCACCGCATCATCTACTCGGCGATGATGCGGCTCTACTCCCGCGGGGACCCCATAGACCAGCTCACGCTCACCAACGAGCTGCGTGGCAGCGGCGAGTTCGACAAGGTCGGCGGACGAGCCTACATCTTCGAGATCGTCGAGAGCGTCCCGACGACGGCGAACGTCTCCCGCTACGCCGACATAGTGCGCTCGAAAGCCATCCTCAGGGCCGTGATAGACGCCTCGAGCCGCATCGCCGAGGACGCCTTCCGGGAACCGGAGGACGTGGGGGAGGCGCTCGATGCCGCCGAGCAACTCATCTACAGCATCTCCAACCGGCGTCTCAAGGAGCAGCTCTCCCCGGTCTCCGAGCTCGCGCCTGGGGCGCTGGAGATGATCCAGCAGCTCTACGAGTCCGAGGGGGAGGTGACCGGGGTCGAGACCGGCTTCGAGGACCTCGACCGCCTGACGACGGGCTTCCACAAGAGCGACCTCATCATCCTCGCCGCCCGGCCCGCGATGGGGAAGTGCGTGAAGTGGGACAACCTGGTCGTAGACCCGGAGAGCGGCGAGAGGTTGACGATCGAGGAGTGCGTTAAGCGCCGGCTGCCCCGCGTATCGAACGTCTCCGAAGCCGGAGAGCTGCAGACTACCGACATCTCGGACTGGATAGACAGCGGCGTGAAGCCGTGCTACCGCGTCGTCACCCGTACCGGTCGCAGCGTCGAGGTCACCGGTCACCACCCGTTTCTGACGGTGAAGGGATGGACGCCGCTGCACGACCTCGAGGTAGGCGATAGCATCGCCGTGCCGCGCGGGTTGCCGGTGTTCGGGAGCGACGAGACGTGGCCCCTGGGCCGGGTCCGGTTGCTCGCTTACTTCATCGCCGAGGGTGGACTGACCCGCGAATGTCCGAAGTGGACGAACGCGGATCCCCAGCTCGTAGAGGACTTCCGCCGGTGCATCGGGGAGCAGTTCCCCGACGCGGTCGTGACGAAGGAGCCCCATCGCCCGTACGACTACAAGGTCGTGGGCAATGGAGAGCGGCGAGGGATGAACAGTAATCCCGTCACCGCCTGGCTGAAAGAGCTTGGCCTCATGGGCAAGTATGCCGGGGACAAATCGTTCCCTTCGCTCGTCTGGCGGTGGAGCCGGCGCTACCTGGCCGAGTTCCTGCGCGTGCTGTTCAGTTGCGACGGGACCATCTACGGGTTGGGGAAGCATCCGCGCATCGAGTTCAGCGTCGGCTCCGAACGGCTCGCCCGCGACGTCCACCACGCCCTCCTGCGCTTCGGCATCGTCGCCAAGCTCTGGCGAAAGAAGGAGCGGTGCTGGAGGGTTGAGATCACCGCCCCCGACTCCGTGTTGCGCTACCAGGCGGAGATCGGCTGGATCGGGGAGAAGGCCCTCCGGTTTGCGGGCGGGGCTTTCGCGGAGCGCGAGCTGCCGAAGCGCGGTCCCAACTACGGCCACCCCCCAAGGGAGGTCTGGGAGCTGGTGCGCGAGGCCGCCGCGCGGCGGGGCCTGAGCCTCTCGGAGCTGGGACGGCGCGCTCGAGAGACGGAGAGGCATGGCAGGCGCGCCGGCTACAACCCGCACACCAACAGGAACCTGCCCGCCTATCGGCTGGCGCGGTATGCAGAGGTTCTGAACGATGAAAGACTTGCGCGCATAGCCAGCCCGGATCTCTTGTGGGACGAGATCGTCTCCATAGAGTACGTGGGAGAACACCGGGTCTACGACCTGACCGTGCCCGAAGGG
This genomic stretch from Rubrobacter naiadicus harbors:
- a CDS encoding alpha/beta hydrolase, producing the protein MSERVMEGAEPFRFEGGDVGVLVSHGFTGTTQSVRPLGEALAREGFTVEGPRLAGHGTSVSEMARSTAQDWISSLEEGLAWLEERTRTVFVCGLSMGGTLSLYLGATHPEVVRGVIPINGCVFLGNPELARIVLSPDAPPTLPGVGSDIKKAGVEELVYDEMPVPAMKELMALMRATDDLLPEVRCPALILQSTEDHVVPPDNGPYFLEKVGSEHKELVRLEDSYHVATLDNDAPRIAELAVGFIREHGG
- a CDS encoding bifunctional homocysteine S-methyltransferase/methylenetetrahydrofolate reductase, yielding MKTNLREYLDGRVLVGDGAMGTLLAERGVGYGHPYARANLTHPDLVRGAHEEYVRAGARAIETNTFAASRIKLAEHALEDRVREINLSGAALAKEAAERASTEVLVLGAIGPLGMPLSPVGSLTPEEAREAFAEQAEALLEGGADALILETFTDLRELRLAYEAIRAFGVPVIASKTFVEDGETLAEGLPERVARELSSWGVDLVGANCTVGPQRMAGIVEQMSAVAGPIAAYPTPGLPQLVDGRVRYTQDVEHFAARGLTLAAAGARLIGGCCGTTPKHIAALARALEDFVPERRTTRPQAAAKRSDDGTVRSGPATRLAERLEEGFAIAVEVDLPRGNDISGVVEAARLLKERGADAIDISDGARARLRMHPVAAAKVVQEEAGIEVVAHISCRDRNILGLQADLLGAAALGVKNILAVTGDPAQIGDYPEATSVFDTDSIGLIHILSRMNAGEDLAGNSVGRAPGFLIGAAFNPTAEDLRSEVERLRRKLEAGAHAFWTQPVFEVGALERALEEIGDERVRLLLGLLPLRSARQAEFLHHEVPGISIPERIRRRLADLSPEDAPLYGVEVAQEILARTQHLVSGAYIMPPAGAPELAAAVMEAAERPHSRS
- a CDS encoding alpha/beta hydrolase family protein — encoded protein: MPQDREKEHDEDLRENPRRRHLILLLSTLWPIVLGGAWLWSGARDGGWGVLLGWPPGALLFAAGLSDLLWAGNARIRHFMAFGSLLGTVFAIPYFAVAGPAAAVLLVLSATGFVLTGYASLVREKLPEGVPQPKIGVKLAARAAEDEASMCYLALTTWPLLTGERARRVSEEAEAALALFDEKGWLARPALYHRTPPPVNEVRVRRRHVRRTAFEQITYESGYEPHPAEPGYERWLSYESNRTACAWVLRHEGEQRPWLVCIPGIRMGSPRLDLSLFEPDYLHRELGLNVLIPVLPTHGPRKIGLISGDRVLSGDIMDTLHAASQALWDIRRITVRLRLEGAPAIGVLGHSLGGYVAALLCGLERDLECVVASNPPSDYPDMFWNAAPSAAVKSLEASGLDERKLALLSRVISPLALDPLLPPERLAIFAGNADRVVPPSQPERLWRHWGSPRIVWYEGSHQGLLSHPKIREQLPAILSTAGLLEEPS
- a CDS encoding ABC transporter permease encodes the protein MKLRRFSQLSVRNLGARPQRTTLTAIGIVLGVGIVFGVITLSNTMSKTFTELYSKAYGAAEITVTAQGGNGTFDESRLGEIRSNPDVGSAAPRLSVPSSLILGGKGGSPRVESMRLFGVEPKSAAFATGFSLAKGRYPRSGAELMLDAGTAKAAGLRVGQKVRVGTPGGVVRMKLVGTLRTPGGSFGGIAFGMAPLRFVQKEFGYPHRISGVAVQAAKGVPVERLRKELDSSLGRGLTAQLSSTRTREANSQFQGFELALLFFAGTSLFVGAFLVFNALSMTVLERTRELGMLRALGATRSMIARSVITEAAALGVLGSIAGLAFGYLMARGLSYLFGRAFHFQIERVDVSPFALVSAVVIGVLITVLAALYPALRAGRVSPVEAMRSRSASSGGRRRGRVARLSPIAGVVLAGGGIPWTYYLAKHLSAQLQGLVYASGIAGVIAIFLGISLLVPALVRPMAAGFSPLLRLLFGVEGRMASANATRNPGRTALTASALMIGIALVIAFATLGGSLLGSIRAYLDNSLGSDYVVEPTAQNSNIVFSSRIAHRIGKIPGVEETTGISSTVQARGGQVFFIFGLDRNYTDIFRINYASGKGVGRGAFSKLQHGQAIIGKQLARSQHLGVGSEVSVPSPKGTRHYRVAGIVDNDILGGGTGVYISKRALARDFNVGGDRFLAIKVAPGADRKAVAHRIKEIIKDYPQLTLYSNAEWKASIERSFEQQYVFFYAIMGVSVAVSAFGVVNTLSMSVFERTREIGILRAIGSTRLQVGRLIVDEGVVISVIGCLLGVALGSFLGYLFVRGTGANGFDISFYYPTLPALYAILAGLVIGVLAGLLPARTAARKDIVEAVQYE
- a CDS encoding ABC transporter ATP-binding protein, coding for MRLDSGIAVEVLDLVKVYGEGPTAVRALDGVSTGFPTGEFTAIMGASGSGKSTLLHILGGLDKPTSGRVIVGGQDLSGLSDRKLTLMRRERMGFVFQFFNLIPTLSAEENILLPALIAGERASKYEGRLSELLDLVGLEGRRTHRPDELSGGEQQRVAIARALLRNPDIVLADEPTGNLDSRTGGEILSLLRESASRYRQTTIMVTHDARAAGTADRVIFLADGRIVSEARGLSPDEILERIKTLESAGQG
- the rpsF gene encoding 30S ribosomal protein S6 gives rise to the protein MENAYEVMLIVIPELDEEQVESTVGRFRTIIERTGGEILNVDQWGKRRLAYEIDHRSEAYYAVIHFTVGERTLVELKRILRVSDDVLRHMIVKLPPGYAESLREEESVEAAG
- the rpsR gene encoding 30S ribosomal protein S18; the encoded protein is MSTKGKGSGGGRSGKNKPCVFCKENVTYVDYKDYNTLRRFISDRAKIRARRVTGLCPKHQRETARAIKRAREMALLPYIAGR